From Methanothermobacter tenebrarum:
GGATTCCCAGTTTTGAAGCTATATGTTTCGCATTTCGCACGACATCTGCTGGCAGTGTCCCAGTATCCACAGTTACTGCTATAGCCTCCCTTGAAGTCTTTGATGCTATCTTAGCTATTAGTGTACTGTCTGATCCGCCAGAGAATGCTATTATAACCTTTTTATCCTTTAGGATGTTTTCAACTTGTTTAATCTTTGCTTGAAGTTCCATTACTAGACTACCTCAGTAGTTTGTCCCTTACATATTCTAGGACTCTGATGGCATCCTCCCTTTTTATGTCAATACCCTCATCTTCTATAAATTCCTTTAATCTTTGAAGGACCGCCGGGTTTAAGTTACACTCTTTATAGATTCTATCATAGGTTCTTTTGGGATAAAATATTGACTTAGCAATCTTAATAAGGTATTTTAGTTCATCCCCTGATATTATACCATTCATATATGCTTTTTTAAAATTGTATTCAATACTTACAAGGGAATCTGATAGTGGTTGAAGGGTCTTGGGGTCGAAAGCAACTGCAACATCATCATCAGATTCTATGCTTCCATCCTTGTATTTGTTATAGACATAGCCTATACCTATCATCCCAAGACTGTCAAGTTCTGATGCTCGGAGAGCCCCCATACTCGCCCCTCCAACCACCTTCACACCCATTTTAAGCGCTTCTATTATCTCCTTGTGAGCGACTGCAGGCTCATGATGAAAGACCCCATCTATGATCACGATAATATCAACAGGATCTCTAATAGCTTTTAGGACATCACCTCTCCTTACTGGAGGATGATATTCAGCCTCCAATACCCTCCTGGCCTCTCTAGGATGTAGGGATGGACCCGTGAATACGATTACCTGCTTCATATTTGATCCTATCCCCTATACGGGTGTTGTCAACAGCGAATACCTCCAATCCAGGTACTATTACCCTCACCACTGGCACCTTAACTTCACGTGTAAGATCCACAAAAAACACATCAGAAAACCCACACTTTTTCAACTCTCTAAGCGTGACTTTAATATCCTCTCTGAAGGTCCTTTTTGACCTATTTTTCAATTTATCCAATCCTATTACGGTTTCAGCTTCTCCGAACCAGTGCTTATTTATCCTCTTCATCCGCTCATACCCTGCTTTTCTCATGAAAATTGCCCTAACAGTATCTTCCCGGGTTCCGTGTATTTGCGTGGCTCTACTCTGGGCCACTTCTGTGAGAGCCCTTATAACTGCTACTTCAGGGTCTAGGTGTGTTCCCACACCTATGCTTAGTAGTGCGGGGTCTTTTAGGAGGGTGTCATCGGCTACGGCGGCGATTGTTGGTATTCTGATATCGTTTGTAAGGTCTATGAGGGTTATGTCGATCTTCGCATCCTCGAATCTTTGGAGCAGATCCTCTATGATCTTATTCTCTGTGCCTTGACAATCTATCTCCTTTTTTGGGCCCCTTTTTGCCTCGAAGATGCTCCAAGCATCCCTTTCTATAAGTTCCATGAGTCCGTGGAATACTGCTTCCTCGATAGCATTCCCTGAGGCGAGTCCATTAGTATTTGACCTGAAAAGACTTACACAATCCTCGGGTGGATTATAGGGGTGATAAACTGCATTTGCGGGGATGTGAATTTCTTTTTCATTTTTTAGGTTTGTGGCTTTCACCCATTCAATTTTCCCATCCACTTTACTATCTTGGGGGAGTATGAGACTTATAGGGTCTACATACTCTGTTATATCATCTAATGGTGCTTTAATGGACTTTTCGGCGTCTTCACTTTTTTTCTCTGCTGAGTATCTTTCGAACGCTTCCATCATAGCTGATGCCTTAGCCTGCGACCTTGTAGCACCTTTACCAGCGTATATGCTCACAGCACCCTCTTCTGCAGTTGGTCTTATAGCAGAATATACTGGTATACCTATCCTGTCAAGGTGGGTTATCTCTGTTATCCTTGTGACACCTATATTTTGCAGTTTCTTTTTAATCCATTTTATAGTCTCGGAGGGTTTCTTGGCCCTGTGCGTGCAACCGATATATTTTACGGGTACATTGGAAAACATAATTATCACTATAGGGTGAATATGCTTTTAAATGTGATTGCAAGGGCTATTAAGATGGCGAGGAGCCAAATTATCGGATTCCAGCGTATGACCTTCGCCCCATCTAATACGCTGAAGGGTAGTAGGTTGAAGAATGCTATGAAACTATTAACGGCATATCCTAGGGTTGCTATGCCAGATAGTATGCCTGTTGAAAATGATGCTATGAACATAAAAGATAATGCTAGTAGTATGTTTGTGGCAGGTCCTGCTAGTGCTATTTTACCATTTTCTTCGCGGCTGATGTATGCTCCATGTATGTATACTGCTCCAGGTGCTGCGAATACAAAACCAAAATATGCTGTTATAAGGGCAAGTAATATGCCGCCTACCCATAGCTTGTATTCCGCCCAGAAGCCATACTTTATTGCCATGAATTTGTGGGCTATTTCATGGAATACGAAACCTACACCCACGCCTATGATACTCGCGGGTAAGAGCGAAATTGCTATGTTAACTTGCTTATTCGAAAAAACATATGAGAAAACAGCTGCTATTACGAGCATTGATATTATGATATCCCTTATTTCCCTAGTCGTGAAGTTCACCATATTAATTTATAATCTTTCTATGTTCATATAATGGTTTCTATCCTTTGAATATTATTTTAAAGCAACTACCATCATGACTTTTAACGGATATTTTCCCATTTAATTGTCTTACAAGGATATTAACGAGTTTCAAGCCTAGTGACTTGCTTTCTTGGAGTTTATTCGCTGGAAATCCTATACCATCATCCGCTACCCTCAGTTCAAGGTTGTCTTTTACTCTTTTAAAACTAATGTATATTGTGCCTTGAATTCTGCCATTGAATGCATGCTTCAAGGCATTTGTTACAAGTTCGTTGATGATCAAGCCAAGGGGATTGTGGTTTCGATGCTAAGGTATAGATCCTCAACATCTAATATTATATCTATGGATTTTCCCGCAGAATATGAATGGAAAAGATTCCTTATAAGTTTTTCCACATACTTTTTGAAATTTATCCTTGCAAGGTCATCTGATTGGTATAATTGTTCATGTATAAGTGCCATGGATCTTATCCTATCCTGTGTTTCCTTGAATGTACCATTCTTATCATGGATCATTGATTGTAGGCTGAGGAGACTTGAAATTATCTGTAGATTATTTTTCACCCGGTGATGGATTTCTTTTAATAATAATTCTTTCTCTTCGAGGGATCTTCTAAGCTCGTCCTCTAATTCTTTACGTTTTCTTATATCCCTAGCCACGATAACAACATAATCATTTCCATTGAACTTAACAATATCTATGTTCATTTCAGTTAGGATGAGATTTCCATCTTTTTTGATAAGGGGTGCTTCTATAGACACTTTCTCTTTCCTTGAAAGGATCTCCTTGAACTTTTCATAATATCCTTCGGGGATTATATTGAAAATGGAGCTTATCTCATCCTTTGGATATTCTAGGTTGATAAAACTTGACTTATTAACATCTATTATTTTTCCATCAGCGTCAACTAGGAATATGAAGTCTCTTGTATGGTCAAGTAAAGTTTTAAATCTTTGAAGTTTATGGAGTGTATCCTTCAATTGAGGATAATAACTTTTTCTCACAGATTTTCCGCCGAAGCCCATAATAGCTTTTCTAAGATCCTCCCAATCCTCATTTGGTGATGGCATTTTCAAATATCCCCTTTATATCATCTATTCTTGGCTTGCGCGGATTTGTAACGATACAAGAGTCATTAAAGGCTAATTCCGCAAGTTCATCTATCTCATCTTCTAGGATACCATAATCTCCCAAGCTCATGTCAATCCCAAGCTTCTTCTTAAAATCTTTTAACTTGGATATGAGAGCATCCTTAACCTTACTTGTCTCCGATTTTAAGCCTAGGGCCTCTGCTATCCTCCTGTACTTTTGTGGGTTTGTGGGGAAATTGAATTCTATAACATCTTCTATTAAGATAGCATTAGCCACCCCGTGTGGAATGTCCAACCTACCGCCTAGGCTGTGTGCCATTGCATGCAGGAGACCGAGACTTGCATTAGAAAAAGCCAATCCTGCTTCCAGGCTTGCGAGCATCATATTTGAACGTAATTTGAGATTTTCGGGGTCTTTGATGATTTTGTGCAAATTTTCACTTATCAGTTTTATGGCGTCAAGTGCATTTATATCTGTTAAATGTGAGCTTGCGGTGGATACATAGGCTTCTATGGCATGTGCAAGGGCGTCCATGCCAGTGGCGGCTGTGAGTAGTCTGTCCATGGTTATGGTTGTGTATGGGTCTATGAGTGAAACATCTGGGATGAGGGTTCTGCTTATTATGGCAACTTTGGTTTTCCTCTTGGTGTCTCTTATTATTGCAAATTGTGAAATGTCTGCTGATGTCCCGGCAGTGGTTGGTATGCAAATAATTGGGGGGGCTGGTACTGTTATTTGGTCAACGCCTTCAAATTTGAGAATATCCTTTCTGTTGGAGCTTACTATACCTATGCCTTTTGCACAGTCTATTGGACTTCCACCCCCAAGGGCTATTATAAAATTGCACTCTTCAGCATCAAAAACCTCAGCACCCTCCATAACCTCATAATCGCGTGGATTTGGCGTAACATCATCGTAGATTACATATTCTAGTCCATTCTCAGTTAGTAGAGATTCTATTTCATCTACATGGCCGGCCTTTTTTATACCATGATCAGTTACAAGCAGTATCTTCTCTGCTCCAAGATTTATTGCATATTGTGGGGTTAGTAATCTTGCACCCTCTCCGAATACCAATTCACTTGTAACAAACTTTCTAAGATTAAATTTGTCCATAAAATCACCAAAAAATGGAATACGGCTTTAATAAAGTTTTCACTAATTAATATTTTTTTATGTGAAAATTTTCTCCAAAACCAAAAAAAGGTAATGCGTGGAAGTAATATAATGTTATTATGCGAAAAATTATTATGAGAGGAAGACTTCACATTTTGGGTGATTTTTAATGGATAAATTGAAGGCTGCGATTGAGAAAATAATGGAAAAAGATTGTGACATGGCTGTGATATCCAAAAATGAAAATATATTCTATTTGACTGGTTTTAGACCGTCTGCTCGTGCATTTTTGATCTTGACTGATGAACCATTTTTGATGGTTACTAGTATGGATATTGACGAGGCTGAGAATTCATCAATTGATGTTTTTGAATTTAAAAAATCAGAGGATGTGAAAGAAAAGATTGGAAGTTTATCCCCCAAGGCTGTTATCTTTGAACCTTCACTCCCAATTGGCACATTTAATAAATTAAGAGATTCTTTTAAATTTGTCATTGAAGACATTATAGGCAATCTCAGGATGATAAAAGAAAAATTTGAAATAGAATATATCAAAGAGGCTTTGAGGATAGCCGAAGAATCTTTTAGGGAAATAGAAGTGGAGGGTGTTGAAGCTATGATAGCAGCCAACCTTGAATATCATATGAAAATCAAGGGATCTATGAAACCCGCATTTGATACTATCGTAGCATCTGGTATAAGGTCAAGCAATCCACACGCCAAAGTTTCATTCAATAAAATAAAGACACCTGTAGTCATCGATTGGGGCGCTACTTGGAAATATTATTATTCTGACACTACAAGGACCATTGTTAAAAGAGAAGTTGAGGAGGAGATGCTCGACATTTTGTTGGATGCCCAGAGGGAGGGGGTGAAAACAGCCAAACCCGGAGTAAAAGCTTCATATATAGACAAGGTCGTAAGGGGTGTTATATCCGAATATGGGTACGAAGATAACTTTATACATTCTACAGGCCATGGTATAGGCTTGGAAGTCCATGAACCACCATCTTTATCTGTAAATGAAGATATTAAACTTGAAAAGAACATGATTGTAACAATAGAGCCTGGAATTTACATTAAGGGAAAATTTGGTATGAGAATCGAGGACATGGTTCTCATCAAAAAAAATCCTAAAATATTAAATACACTCCCATCTAGAATATAACTTAACACTTTGGAAGTGGTTTAATATGGCACTTCTCCCAGAATATTTATCTCCCATTATCGAAGCAGTTGAAAAAGTAATCCCTAAAAGATTCCTTGTAAAAATACAGGAGAACCTTGTCAGAACAGGGATTTATGTAAAAGCCGCTGAAATTGTAACATTGATCCTATTTGCAAGCATATTCTTCGGATTGATCGGGATTATAGTAGCCATGATCTTGGGCATAGACCTTTTAATCCCATTTTTAGCAGGTGTTTCCCTTCCCCCTATAATATTTGCCTCTTATATTTTTATAATGATGGAGCGAAGAATCGATGCAATAGAACAGGGAACCCCAGATTTTCTAAGGCAGATAGCATCACTTTTACGTGCAGGAGTCGGTCTTGAAACAGCCCTAGAAGACATTTCGAAACAGGGTAAGGGCCCATTATATGATGAATTGAAAAGGGCAGTTATCGAGATAAAGATAGGGAGAACATTCGAGGATGCTCTATTATCAATGGGCCGTAGACTAAAATCTGACACCCTCGACAGGACCTTTAGGATGATAATAGAGGGTAAAAGGGCTGGTGGAAGCCTCGCAGATGTTATAGAAGCTGTTGCAGAGGATACGCGTGCAGTTTTAGCCCTTAAAAGGGAGCGGAAGGCTAATGTGATGATGTCCGTCATGTTCCTCGTGGTAGCCGCTATAATCGCAGCACCATTCGCACTTGGAATGATCATGGTCTACTCAGCCTTCATAGAATCCCTCGGTAAAACTAATCCAATCCTCGGAATTGCAAAGATCGCCGCAGGAGGTTATATAGTAATCCATTCTATAATAGCAGGGTTACTCATAGGCATAATCATGTTTGGAAGTGCTAGAAAGGGTATCAAATATGCAATTCCATTGGCTGTTTTAGCATTTGGCATATTCTATATTATTGACAAATTTGGCTTCGTACTCGTGGGCTCCATGGCACCCTAATATGATTTTATGGAGGGGTAGAATCAATGGGTATAAAATATGATGAAACCGCACAAGGGTCTGCTGAGCTGATACTAATATTCGGTGGAGTTATCATCATAGTGCTTTTCGCGGCACTATGGTATAAAAATTATTTAATATCTGCAGGTAACGAGATAAGCAAGACCGATGTGCAAACTGTTACAAATTCCATCCAAAGCCTCAAAAGTAAATTCTAAGGGGTCTTTTAATGAAGATGCTGATCAATGGAAGACTCAAGGGCGAGGAGAAGATCGAAATCCGCAATCCTTATAACAACGAGATCATAGACAAAGTACCAGCAGCTTCAAAAGAAGATACAAGAGAAGCCATTTTAGCGGCTAAAAAGGCCAAAGATAAGATGATTTCATTAACAGCGCGCAGAATTTCAGAGGCACTTTATGATACAAGTCAGGAACTCAAAAAAAGATCTAAGGAATTTTCACACCTACTAGCCCTCGACTCTGGGAAGCCTATAAAAGCAGCGCAAGACGAGGTTAAAAGATCAATTGAAACACTGAAATTATCCGCTGAAGAATCCAAGAGAATATATGGAGAAACCATCCCAATGGACGCTGGTATAGGAGGTAAGGACTTCATAGGCTTCACAGTAAAACTACCCCTAGGAGTTATAGCCGCCATAACACCATTCAACTATCCACTTAACCTAGCCATCCACAAAGTTGGCCCGGCACTAGCATCAAAAAATAGCGTAATATTAAAACCATCACTTAAAGCACCATTATCAGCATTAAAAATAGGCGAAATACTAGATGAATATTTCCCCCCAGGCGCGATAAATGTTCTAACAGGTAAAGCCTCCATCATAGGAGATGAACTTTTAAAAAGCGAGGATATCGACAAAATATCATTCACAGGAGGCTTTAAAACAGGTAAAATGATAGCGGAAAAGAGTGGGATGAAAAAAATCACCCTAGAATTAGGCGGTAACGACCCTCTCATAGTACTCAAAGACGCTAATATAGAAAAAGCTGTTGAAGGTACTATAAGGGGCTCATACCTTTATTCAGGCCAGATATGTATAGCAGTGAAGAGGATAATTGTCGATGAGAAAATAGCGGATGAATTCGTGCAAAAATTAGTCAAAGAAACTTCAAAGTTGAAAATAGGCGATCCACTCGACCCAAAAACTGATATAGGCCCTCTTATAGATGAAAAAGCCGCCATAAACATTGAAAGGTTGGTTTCAGAGGCGATAGATGAGGGTGCGGAGCTTTTATATGGTGGGGGAAGAGATGGAAACCTTTTCGAACCCACTGTATTAGATAATGTCAGACCTTCAATGAGACTTGTCAGGGAGGAAACATTCGGCCCGGTATCACCTATAATAAGGGTTAAAGATGCTGATGAAGCCCTAAAGGTTGCTAACAGCACTTGTTACGCTCTTCAAGCAGGGATTTTCACAGAGAACATACACGAGGCCTTAAGGTTCGCATCAGAATTAGAGGCAGGAGCAGTACTTATAAATAAACAATCAACTTACAGGGTCGATCACATGCCATTCGGAGGCTTTGACTGCAGTGGGATTGGTAAAGAAGGCGTTAAATATGCTATAGAGGACATGACACGGACTAAACTTATTATATTCAACAAAAAATAATATATTAGGATCCCATTGTATGAAGGATTTTAAGAATTGTAAACTTTGCGAGTGGCGATGCGGTGTAAACCGTCTTGAAGGTGAAACTGGCATTTGCCATGTGGGATTGCCGGAGGTAGCATATACAAGTTTAGCTTATATTCTGAAAAGTTATTCCATAACATTCCTTGGATGCTCATTCAAATGCTTATACTGTAACGCTTATCGGATTTCACAATACCCAGATACAGGATGGATTTATAGGGGGTATATCGAGCCTGAGAAGATGGCTAGGGAGGCCTTGGACCATCTTGAGAGTCCGCTTGCAAAGAATATAGGGGCATATAGGCTCAGTTTCACTGGTGGAGAACCCACAATACACACACCATATCTTGAAGAGCTTGTAGAGAAAATAAGAAGATTTAGACCTTCAATTGAAGTGGGTGTCGCCACGAATGGTTTCTCAACAATGAAAACTTTTAAGAGGATTTTGAGGATTGTGGATTTCATAAATTTTGAAATCAAAGCATTTAATGATGAAATTCACAGAAACCTTACAGGGGCGCCATCAGAGCCGGTATTAAGGAATGCAGCTTATCTCGCGGAAAAAGCCCCTGAGAAGGTTAGAACTTTCAGGACAGTTGTAATACCAAGGATAACCGATAGAGAAGTTCCTAGGATAGCGGAGTTCCTATCAGAAATAAACGAGGAAATACCCTATAGACTTGTCGGGTTCAGGCCCAATTTCGTATTATATTATCATAGTGGACCATCTAAGGGTTTGATGGAAGATCTTGTAAAAGAGTGTGAAAAGAAGGGTTTAAAGAATGTTGATTATTCTGGATATTATCCATTAAAGGCGAAAGATTTAGATTATTATCCTAAAAAACTTGGATGTCCATTACCCCGCAATTGCGGAGAATGCAAATTTAAAGATGAATGTAAGGGTATATTAATGGAGCCATGGCTTTTTAAATGATTTAACACATTATAGTTTGTGGAATTTCCCTTGAAGGGAATTATTTTCCTTCTATGAACTTTTCTACGATTTTCCTCGCCTCATTAAGGGATTCTAGGGGTATGTTTTTTGGAAGACCGCCAATTTCACCTTTAACATTCCTTAGGACACCTTCAGTGCCGAGGAACATGCCTTCACTTGTGATTCCCATGAAATTTTGTGGCGGTAATAATACCACTGCAACATGATCCCCCATCTTAACCTTCAAATCATTTGTTACAACCTTAATGGATCTATCACCAATGTTGACATTGCATATTTGGAGCCTATTGGCTCGCGGATGCTTAGTGGAACTCATAACCTCCCCTACTACTACGTCAACGCCTATAATCGGGTCGAGAATTTTACCCAACATTATACGCTCTTTAAGTTTAAGTATTGTATTAAGGAAAAATTTTATCCTAGCAATATTTTCTTCTGTTTTCTCTTTATCTTCGGCCTCTTTAAGGAATAATTCAGCCCATCCTTCACCTCCAAGAGCTTCTATTATATTTTCTCCTTTTTCTTTAATCAACCGCATTTCTGGTGCAGATGTAAGTTCCTTCGGTTCAAGATAGGAATAGATAAGGCTTTGGAGGACTTTTTTAATTTCATCAGCCATTTGAACGGCTAATTTTTTATTCCATTGTCCGCGGAGGCTGCCCGATTCAACAGCTTTCAAGAATAGGCTGATGGATTTATCAGCAACTTTGAATCTATAATCTCGACTTGTATCCCACATTTAATCCACACTCCTACCTATTAACCTCTCGGACGAAAAAATAAAGTTTTTTATGAACACTAATTATATTAAGGTACTTAAAGTATTTGAAAATTTAGAGCAACTACTGTTCTGAGCAAGCGCATCAGACAACAGTTGTAGATATGAACGTTGATCTTAAGCCTCCTTGTAAAGTAATTTGAAGACGCTTTTCGGATTTTTTTGGATCTTCGGCGGACTTATACTGAAGCCCTCACTCCACCCTTGGAATGTTGGAAGTGGGATCTTTTTGGCAGCGCCGTTAAAAGCAAACTTTATTTTCGCTGTTTTCGAAAATGGAAGGATTCTAGGGAATTTGCGGGTAATGGAGGATCCCTCTAAAGAAATTTATCTGATGAGATTCTTCAAGAATCTGGATGGCATAGATAAATTATTTGAGTTTCATAACATAGTTAAATATTGATTTTTTTATGATCCTTACCGTCCCAGAAGAACATGAAATAGTTTAGGGAATGCCTATGATACATAAAGAAAGAATTAAAAACTTGAACGAATTTAAATCCATGGATACCACCCATGGAGATTACATTCTATATTGGATGCAAGCATCTGTAAGAGCCCACTGGAATCATGCTCTTGAATACGCTATCGAAACAGCCAACAAGATGCAAAAACCTCTATTAACAGTTTTTGGACTTACTTCAGACTTCCCAGAGGCTAATTCACGCCATTACAGGTTTCTAATTGAAGGACTCCTCCATGTTAAAAATGAACTAGAAAAGAGGGGAGTGGCATTCTCAATACAACTTGATAAGCCCCCTTCCACAGTTTTAAAATACTCAGATGACGCTTCACTTGTTATAACAGATAAAGGCTACCTTGAAATCCAAAAAAGGTGGTACGACGAACTCAAAAAATATATTAACTGCCCACTAATCCAAGTGGAAAGCAATGTTATTGTACCTGTTGAAATAGCCTCTAATAAAGAAGAATACTCCGCCGGAACATTCAGGCCTAAAATAACCCGTAAACTAAAGTATTTCATGAAACCAGTGTATCCAAGGACCCTTAAAGTAAATTCACTTGATATTGACATTGAATCAGCAGACCCTGATCCTGACAAACTCATGAAAAAACTGGGCGTGAAGGATGAAATGACACCATCCATATTCCAAGGCGGCACAAAAGAAGCAATTAAACTCTTTGAAAAGTTCTTATCAGAAAAACTTGAATGTTTCGAAAAATTCAGAAACGACCCTGTAAGAAACTGTCTATCAAATATGAGCCCATACTTGCACTTTGGACAAATATCACCTTTATACTTAGCCTACAAGGCTTCAAAAGCGGGAAGATGTACAAGATTTCTGGAAGAACTCATTGTAAGAAGGGAACTCAGCATGAACTTTGTCCATTACAATAAAAACTATTACAAGATCAAGTCCCTACCAAAATGGGCCTACAATACATTGATGGAACACGCTTCTGATCCAAGAGAATACGAATACGGGTTAAAAGAATTTGAAAAGGGTGAAACTCACGACAAATACTGGAACGCTGCCCAGAAAGAAATGGTACTCACTGGGAAAATGCACGGCTATGCGCTTCACCTTAATAATAAATACGAAATAGATGGCCGCGACCCAAATGGGTTCGCCGGAGTTGCTTGGTGTTTTGGGAAGCACGATCGCGCTTGGGGTGAAAGAAGGATATTTGGGAAAGTCAGGTACATGAATGACCGTGGACTTGAAAGAAAGTTCAAAATACAAGAATATGTCAACAGAATCGAAACAATTGAAACCCAGCAACTTTAAAACTTTTCCTATTCTTTTTTTACCAAAATTGGTCTATGTAGACTAGGGCTAGTCCACAATAATTTGGTATTAAAAGCGATCAAAAAAATTTAATGGAGACTAAGGAGGCACCTAGTATCCATGGCAGCCCCCATCTTTGACTACATTTTGATAAATAGGCAATGATGGAAAATTTACTTCAATTTTTATTGATCCTATCCCTTTCTTTGATTGGTAACATTTTGTGGTGGTGAAGTTCCTCGACTTCAGGATACGAATAACTAATGCTTCAGAGGGGACTCGAATTCATCAATTCATGTTGTATCATGAGCAGCCCAATTTAAAAAGCTTTTATATGAAATAATAGGTCCATCAGCCAACTTTAATCGATAATCTCTGCTTTTTATCCCACATTGGAGCACTCCAAAAAAATCTCATCCTATAAAACTATTTAAATTATAAAATGAAATAGACTTTCATATAAGAAATACCCAAAAAGGGGGTAGGAGTGTAGAAATTATGGTGGAATTATCCAACCTTTATGGTCTTGACATATACACTTCTCGAGGTAAATATGTTGGTAGGGTCCAGGATGTTGTCCTTAACATAAAGAAGGGTCGAGTGTCAAAACTTAAAGCAAAGGCAATGAGCCCCGAGAAAAGAGATCTGGGATTAAAAGATGTTCTGAAGACCAGCATACGTATAGTCCCAGAATCCGATGAAATCAGACCACTAAGAGAAGAAGGCATGATAGACATCCCATATGAGAGGGTTAAAGCCGTAGGTGACATACTTATAATATCCCCAGAGGTTAAGACATCTGAGGTCAAAAAATCCTATGAAACCCCAATAAGATAAGGGTAGGGTTCAATGATAGTAGGGATAGTGGGTTGCGGAGCCATAGCTAACATCATCACAAGTTACATTTTGGAGGAAGATTCTAACATCCAACTGA
This genomic window contains:
- a CDS encoding lactaldehyde dehydrogenase, which translates into the protein MKMLINGRLKGEEKIEIRNPYNNEIIDKVPAASKEDTREAILAAKKAKDKMISLTARRISEALYDTSQELKKRSKEFSHLLALDSGKPIKAAQDEVKRSIETLKLSAEESKRIYGETIPMDAGIGGKDFIGFTVKLPLGVIAAITPFNYPLNLAIHKVGPALASKNSVILKPSLKAPLSALKIGEILDEYFPPGAINVLTGKASIIGDELLKSEDIDKISFTGGFKTGKMIAEKSGMKKITLELGGNDPLIVLKDANIEKAVEGTIRGSYLYSGQICIAVKRIIVDEKIADEFVQKLVKETSKLKIGDPLDPKTDIGPLIDEKAAINIERLVSEAIDEGAELLYGGGRDGNLFEPTVLDNVRPSMRLVREETFGPVSPIIRVKDADEALKVANSTCYALQAGIFTENIHEALRFASELEAGAVLINKQSTYRVDHMPFGGFDCSGIGKEGVKYAIEDMTRTKLIIFNKK
- a CDS encoding radical SAM protein translates to MKDFKNCKLCEWRCGVNRLEGETGICHVGLPEVAYTSLAYILKSYSITFLGCSFKCLYCNAYRISQYPDTGWIYRGYIEPEKMAREALDHLESPLAKNIGAYRLSFTGGEPTIHTPYLEELVEKIRRFRPSIEVGVATNGFSTMKTFKRILRIVDFINFEIKAFNDEIHRNLTGAPSEPVLRNAAYLAEKAPEKVRTFRTVVIPRITDREVPRIAEFLSEINEEIPYRLVGFRPNFVLYYHSGPSKGLMEDLVKECEKKGLKNVDYSGYYPLKAKDLDYYPKKLGCPLPRNCGECKFKDECKGILMEPWLFK
- a CDS encoding tRNA-binding protein — protein: MWDTSRDYRFKVADKSISLFLKAVESGSLRGQWNKKLAVQMADEIKKVLQSLIYSYLEPKELTSAPEMRLIKEKGENIIEALGGEGWAELFLKEAEDKEKTEENIARIKFFLNTILKLKERIMLGKILDPIIGVDVVVGEVMSSTKHPRANRLQICNVNIGDRSIKVVTNDLKVKMGDHVAVVLLPPQNFMGITSEGMFLGTEGVLRNVKGEIGGLPKNIPLESLNEARKIVEKFIEGK
- a CDS encoding deoxyribodipyrimidine photo-lyase, whose translation is MIHKERIKNLNEFKSMDTTHGDYILYWMQASVRAHWNHALEYAIETANKMQKPLLTVFGLTSDFPEANSRHYRFLIEGLLHVKNELEKRGVAFSIQLDKPPSTVLKYSDDASLVITDKGYLEIQKRWYDELKKYINCPLIQVESNVIVPVEIASNKEEYSAGTFRPKITRKLKYFMKPVYPRTLKVNSLDIDIESADPDPDKLMKKLGVKDEMTPSIFQGGTKEAIKLFEKFLSEKLECFEKFRNDPVRNCLSNMSPYLHFGQISPLYLAYKASKAGRCTRFLEELIVRRELSMNFVHYNKNYYKIKSLPKWAYNTLMEHASDPREYEYGLKEFEKGETHDKYWNAAQKEMVLTGKMHGYALHLNNKYEIDGRDPNGFAGVAWCFGKHDRAWGERRIFGKVRYMNDRGLERKFKIQEYVNRIETIETQQL
- a CDS encoding PRC-barrel domain-containing protein, with the protein product MVELSNLYGLDIYTSRGKYVGRVQDVVLNIKKGRVSKLKAKAMSPEKRDLGLKDVLKTSIRIVPESDEIRPLREEGMIDIPYERVKAVGDILIISPEVKTSEVKKSYETPIR